One Luteolibacter flavescens genomic region harbors:
- a CDS encoding peptidoglycan D,D-transpeptidase FtsI family protein: MEPRYRLRVYLLTALVLAGFGVLLSRLYEFQIDKREFYRNQVPGNRQITVREPGIRGTIKDRNGVELARNKRQYEISFNLEEIHEAYRLQREKDPKLDTIKNDNGIPRPKEITDIVEIVKERVIKPLKDLGLARDFNATKLRTHYKTHGGLVPFVYTRDITYEEFAKFAEHSLDIPGVYLNVRPLREYPYKALSSHTLGYLRQWSTGEIPEDARRQYGYQYVGDDKGVAGVEATLDDILRGPEGWKQVVKSEKGKILGETDAVDPGIGADVILTIDAEVQYLLSNILRRAGTASGVVMDVETGEILAMASVPDYDPNDFIPSISMEKNAEYEQAKIKPLIDRSISRFPPGSTFKIPTALVGATKGLATRSYNCSGYLSYGNAKVGCWIAQKGGSHGGLGLSKAIQQSCNPYFMQLAGSIGTKGMADGFSMLGLGEKTGIPLPNESPGLVTGSRAWQRARPNLKVTPIDIGFLSIGQGNALATPLQLCAVTACVANGGRYYHPRLVKSAVAHRGDQIQEIIKDEPRLKVDLLKEGVKPSDLNLIREGMRMAVNVPGGTAGRAKIPGYEVAAKTGTAQVSKVLDIHNAWTIAFAPYDKPKYAVCLLVENGKSGGAVCGPLAHLLFRGLMARDEGMKLPLHPLDPVIGNMDAIKEIALPDDVLAAIDVSQDDGETGNEGTEAAAAAGISTEPLPDSQVVTPKPTITPEADADGTVTQPEGRER; encoded by the coding sequence ATGGAACCCCGCTACCGGCTTCGCGTTTACCTGCTCACCGCCCTCGTGCTGGCCGGCTTCGGCGTGCTCTTGTCGCGGCTCTACGAGTTCCAGATCGACAAGCGCGAATTCTACCGGAACCAGGTCCCCGGGAACCGCCAGATCACCGTCCGCGAGCCCGGCATCCGCGGCACCATCAAGGACCGCAACGGCGTCGAACTCGCCCGCAACAAGCGGCAGTACGAGATCTCCTTCAATCTTGAGGAAATCCACGAGGCCTACCGGCTCCAGCGGGAAAAGGATCCGAAGCTTGACACCATCAAGAACGACAACGGCATCCCCCGCCCCAAGGAGATCACGGACATCGTGGAAATCGTGAAGGAGCGGGTGATCAAGCCATTGAAGGACCTCGGCCTCGCCCGCGACTTCAATGCGACGAAGCTGCGCACCCACTACAAGACCCACGGCGGTCTGGTGCCCTTCGTTTACACCCGTGACATCACCTACGAGGAGTTCGCGAAATTCGCCGAGCACTCGCTGGATATCCCCGGCGTTTACCTGAATGTCCGCCCGCTGCGCGAGTATCCCTACAAGGCACTCTCCAGCCACACGCTCGGCTACCTCCGCCAGTGGTCCACCGGCGAGATCCCCGAGGACGCCCGCCGCCAGTACGGCTACCAGTACGTCGGCGACGACAAGGGCGTGGCCGGAGTGGAGGCGACGCTCGATGACATCCTCCGCGGCCCCGAGGGCTGGAAGCAGGTGGTGAAGAGCGAGAAGGGCAAGATCCTCGGCGAGACCGACGCCGTCGATCCCGGCATCGGTGCCGACGTGATCCTAACCATCGATGCCGAGGTCCAGTATCTCCTTTCGAATATCCTCCGCCGTGCCGGCACCGCCTCCGGCGTGGTGATGGACGTGGAAACGGGCGAGATCCTCGCGATGGCATCCGTCCCGGACTACGATCCGAACGACTTCATTCCCAGCATCTCGATGGAGAAGAATGCGGAATACGAGCAGGCCAAGATCAAGCCATTGATCGACCGCTCGATCAGCCGCTTTCCACCCGGCTCCACCTTCAAGATCCCGACCGCCCTGGTCGGAGCCACGAAGGGCCTCGCCACGCGCAGCTACAACTGCAGCGGCTACCTCTCCTACGGCAATGCCAAGGTCGGCTGCTGGATCGCGCAAAAGGGCGGCAGCCACGGCGGGCTCGGCCTTTCCAAGGCCATCCAGCAATCGTGCAACCCCTATTTCATGCAGCTCGCCGGCTCGATCGGCACGAAGGGCATGGCGGATGGCTTCTCGATGCTCGGCCTCGGTGAAAAGACCGGCATTCCCCTTCCCAACGAGAGCCCGGGCCTCGTGACCGGTAGCCGCGCCTGGCAGCGTGCCAGGCCGAACTTGAAGGTCACGCCGATCGATATCGGCTTCCTTTCCATCGGCCAGGGCAATGCCCTCGCCACCCCGCTCCAGCTCTGTGCCGTCACGGCCTGCGTGGCGAATGGCGGGCGCTACTATCACCCGCGGCTCGTGAAAAGCGCCGTGGCCCACCGCGGCGACCAGATCCAGGAGATCATCAAGGACGAGCCCCGCCTCAAGGTGGACCTCCTGAAGGAAGGCGTGAAGCCCTCCGACTTGAACCTGATCCGCGAGGGTATGCGCATGGCCGTGAATGTCCCGGGCGGCACCGCCGGTCGCGCGAAGATCCCCGGCTACGAAGTCGCGGCCAAAACCGGCACCGCCCAGGTCAGCAAGGTGCTCGACATCCACAATGCCTGGACCATCGCCTTCGCCCCCTACGACAAGCCGAAGTATGCCGTCTGCCTGCTGGTGGAAAACGGCAAGTCCGGCGGCGCGGTCTGCGGTCCGCTGGCACACCTCCTTTTCCGCGGCCTGATGGCGCGCGACGAGGGCATGAAGCTCCCTCTCCACCCGCTCGACCCCGTGATCGGCAATATGGACGCCATCAAGGAAATCGCCCTGCCGGACGACGTGCTTGCCGCCATCGACGTCAGCCAGGACGACGGCGAGACCGGCAACGAAGGCACCGAGGCAGCGGCAGCCGCAGGCATCTCCACCGAACCCCTCCCCGACTCCCAGGTCGTCACACCAAAACCCACCATCACTCCCGAAGCCGATGCGGACGGCACCGTTACCCAACCCGAAGGCCGCGAACGCTAA
- the mreC gene encoding rod shape-determining protein MreC has product MRPLNLLAFLLFLAGAVWALTRSERAVRDIQATYYQWLTPFLTAGSSMEVKARSFLDEVQSSKELEAEIETMRAEYDRLRLVEAEAQNLEEENARLRRDLDFQKRMEFKATAVRVIRRQPTTWWQTVDIDRGAESGVSLHQPVVADGGLVGKVDRVGKEGVSSVILLTDEACQVSVKIEGTPEVGILSGQRGQYEGGPRLRLRFLSTKARISPGTRVFTTGRGGLFPANVLVGTVESVVPGLLDSEALVRPSVDFTDLSTVFLLPAVTQ; this is encoded by the coding sequence ATGAGGCCGCTCAATCTCCTCGCATTCCTTCTCTTTCTGGCCGGGGCCGTATGGGCCCTGACCCGGAGCGAGCGTGCCGTGCGTGATATCCAGGCCACCTACTACCAGTGGCTGACGCCTTTCCTCACCGCGGGCTCGTCCATGGAGGTGAAGGCCCGCTCATTCCTCGACGAGGTGCAGAGCTCGAAGGAGCTGGAAGCCGAGATCGAGACCATGCGCGCGGAGTATGACCGGCTCCGTCTGGTCGAGGCCGAGGCGCAGAATCTGGAGGAAGAAAACGCCCGCCTGCGCCGTGATCTGGACTTCCAGAAGCGCATGGAATTCAAGGCCACCGCCGTCCGCGTGATCCGCCGCCAGCCCACCACGTGGTGGCAGACGGTGGATATCGACCGCGGCGCGGAAAGCGGCGTCTCCCTCCACCAGCCGGTGGTCGCCGATGGCGGTCTGGTCGGCAAGGTGGACCGGGTCGGCAAGGAGGGAGTGTCCTCCGTGATCCTGCTGACCGACGAGGCGTGCCAGGTTTCAGTCAAGATCGAGGGTACCCCCGAGGTGGGCATCCTCAGTGGCCAGCGTGGCCAGTATGAAGGCGGGCCACGGCTCCGCCTGCGATTCCTTTCCACGAAAGCCCGGATCAGTCCGGGCACTCGTGTTTTCACCACCGGGCGCGGCGGACTTTTCCCCGCGAATGTCCTGGTGGGTACGGTCGAGTCCGTCGTCCCCGGCTTGCTCGACTCCGAAGCTTTGGTCCGTCCGTCAGTTGATTTCACGGATCTGAGCACGGTATTCCTATTGCCTGCCGTGACCCAGTGA